In Carassius gibelio isolate Cgi1373 ecotype wild population from Czech Republic chromosome B13, carGib1.2-hapl.c, whole genome shotgun sequence, one genomic interval encodes:
- the LOC127969651 gene encoding interferon gamma receptor 1-like isoform X3 has protein sequence MSKHAVVQFGVVYALLFPGVFGFVPSPTNVSVVCHNFVNVLYWNYSNPTEQMKFAIKVEPYESPSQTVDTSQTYLDISSYSTDVEDDYLVLLTAHDGQEKSENVSIRFTYSKDYFDENKHKYKCSLDFPAVNTSVHKDVIEVSFQHPFKLYKQEIMNDEFTYTITHDEQMVEYSCFEDEDLCNAEVHFNQSVAGQCVELKLEGVIAGIPSYTYSNVCVPQPTPETDKTGLIAALIGVGTIVLFITMGFVWLLCRKWSKIPKIPAFLRNVIPGQSPTTQPEPTPISKMTPQGHTPLLTDSFSYDSFPSSPTEKDCKENTILDDTVVDLPVVSEEDMEGEDFEGFGSSSDYDRPKFLQEMSPGDFTEGYGPRPPVI, from the exons ATGTCGAAGCATGCTGTGGTTCAGTTCGGTGTCGTTTACGCGTTACTGTTTCCAGGGGTCTTTGGGTTTG ttCCCTCTCCAACAAACGTCAGTGTTGTTTGTCACAATTTTGTGAATGTCCTCTACTGGAACTACAGTAACCCAACTGAACAGATGAAATTTGCCATAAAAGTTGAACCTTATGAAAG TCCTTCCCAAACAGTGGACACCTCTCAGACGTACCTTGATATCAGCAGCTACAGCACAGATGTGGAAGATGATTACTTGGTGTTGCTGACAGCACATGATGGGCAAGAGAAATCAGAAAACGTCTCCATTAGATTCACCTACAGCAAAGACTATTTTGATGAgaacaaacataaatataaat GCTCTTTGGACTTTCCAGCTGTGAATACATCTGTCCACAAAGATGTGATCGAAGTGTCCTTTCAGCACCCTTTCAAGCTTTATAAGCAAGAGATTATGAATGATGAATTTACGTACACAATCACACATGATGAG CAAATGGTAGAATACTCATGTTTTGAGGATGAGGATCTGTGCAATGCAGAAGTCCACTTTAACCAAAGCGTTGCTGGACAGTGTGTGGAGCTGAAGCTTGAAGGGGTGATTGCTGGGATTCCTTCATATACCTACAGCAACGTTTGTGTCCCTCAGCCGACGCCTGAGACCG ACAAAACGGGATTAATCGCAGCTCTGATAGGCGTAGGAACCATTGTGCTCTTCATTACCATGGGCTTTGTGTGGCTGCTCTGCAGGAAGTGGTCCAAAATACCCAAAATTCCTGCATTTTTG CGGAACGTCATACCCGGCCAGTCTCCTACAACCCAACCCGAGCCGACCCCCATTTCTAAAATGACACCTCAGGGACACACACCCCTACTGACAGACTCCTTTAGTTATGATTCCTTCCCCAGTTCCCCAACTGAGAAAGACTGCAAAGAAAACACTATCCTCGATGACACCGTAGTGGATCTCCCTGTGGTCTCTGAAGAGGACATGGAGGGTGAAGACTTTGAAGGCTTTGGCAGTTCGTCTGACTATGACAGACCTAAATTCCTGCAGGAGATGAGTCCAGGGGACTTTACTGAGGGATACGGCCCTCGACCTCCAGTGATCTAG
- the LOC127969651 gene encoding interferon gamma receptor 1-like isoform X1, translating to MSKHAVVQFGVVYALLFPGVFGFVPSPTNVSVVCHNFVNVLYWNYSNPTEQMKFAIKVEPYESPSQTVDTSQTYLDISSYSTDVEDDYLVLLTAHDGQEKSENVSIRFTYSKDYFDENKHKYKCSLDFPAVNTSVHKDVIEVSFQHPFKLYKQEIMNDEFTYTITHDEQMVEYSCFEDEDLCNAEVHFNQSVAGQCVELKLEGVIAGIPSYTYSNVCVPQPTPETEDSAISSHIKDKTGLIAALIGVGTIVLFITMGFVWLLCRKWSKIPKIPAFLRNVIPGQSPTTQPEPTPISKMTPQGHTPLLTDSFSYDSFPSSPTEKDCKENTILDDTVVDLPVVSEEDMEGEDFEGFGSSSDYDRPKFLQEMSPGDFTEGYGPRPPVI from the exons ATGTCGAAGCATGCTGTGGTTCAGTTCGGTGTCGTTTACGCGTTACTGTTTCCAGGGGTCTTTGGGTTTG ttCCCTCTCCAACAAACGTCAGTGTTGTTTGTCACAATTTTGTGAATGTCCTCTACTGGAACTACAGTAACCCAACTGAACAGATGAAATTTGCCATAAAAGTTGAACCTTATGAAAG TCCTTCCCAAACAGTGGACACCTCTCAGACGTACCTTGATATCAGCAGCTACAGCACAGATGTGGAAGATGATTACTTGGTGTTGCTGACAGCACATGATGGGCAAGAGAAATCAGAAAACGTCTCCATTAGATTCACCTACAGCAAAGACTATTTTGATGAgaacaaacataaatataaat GCTCTTTGGACTTTCCAGCTGTGAATACATCTGTCCACAAAGATGTGATCGAAGTGTCCTTTCAGCACCCTTTCAAGCTTTATAAGCAAGAGATTATGAATGATGAATTTACGTACACAATCACACATGATGAG CAAATGGTAGAATACTCATGTTTTGAGGATGAGGATCTGTGCAATGCAGAAGTCCACTTTAACCAAAGCGTTGCTGGACAGTGTGTGGAGCTGAAGCTTGAAGGGGTGATTGCTGGGATTCCTTCATATACCTACAGCAACGTTTGTGTCCCTCAGCCGACGCCTGAGACCG AAGATTCTGCGATTTCGAGCcatataaaag ACAAAACGGGATTAATCGCAGCTCTGATAGGCGTAGGAACCATTGTGCTCTTCATTACCATGGGCTTTGTGTGGCTGCTCTGCAGGAAGTGGTCCAAAATACCCAAAATTCCTGCATTTTTG CGGAACGTCATACCCGGCCAGTCTCCTACAACCCAACCCGAGCCGACCCCCATTTCTAAAATGACACCTCAGGGACACACACCCCTACTGACAGACTCCTTTAGTTATGATTCCTTCCCCAGTTCCCCAACTGAGAAAGACTGCAAAGAAAACACTATCCTCGATGACACCGTAGTGGATCTCCCTGTGGTCTCTGAAGAGGACATGGAGGGTGAAGACTTTGAAGGCTTTGGCAGTTCGTCTGACTATGACAGACCTAAATTCCTGCAGGAGATGAGTCCAGGGGACTTTACTGAGGGATACGGCCCTCGACCTCCAGTGATCTAG
- the LOC127969651 gene encoding interferon gamma receptor 1-like isoform X2, whose amino-acid sequence MSKHAVVQFGVVYALLFPGVFGFVPSPTNVSVVCHNFVNVLYWNYSNPTEQMKFAIKVEPYESPSQTVDTSQTYLDISSYSTDVEDDYLVLLTAHDGQEKSENVSIRFTYSKDYFDENKHKYKCSLDFPAVNTSVHKDVIEVSFQHPFKLYKQEIMNDEFTYTITHDEQMVEYSCFEDEDLCNAEVHFNQSVAGQCVELKLEGVIAGIPSYTYSNVCVPQPTPETDSAISSHIKDKTGLIAALIGVGTIVLFITMGFVWLLCRKWSKIPKIPAFLRNVIPGQSPTTQPEPTPISKMTPQGHTPLLTDSFSYDSFPSSPTEKDCKENTILDDTVVDLPVVSEEDMEGEDFEGFGSSSDYDRPKFLQEMSPGDFTEGYGPRPPVI is encoded by the exons ATGTCGAAGCATGCTGTGGTTCAGTTCGGTGTCGTTTACGCGTTACTGTTTCCAGGGGTCTTTGGGTTTG ttCCCTCTCCAACAAACGTCAGTGTTGTTTGTCACAATTTTGTGAATGTCCTCTACTGGAACTACAGTAACCCAACTGAACAGATGAAATTTGCCATAAAAGTTGAACCTTATGAAAG TCCTTCCCAAACAGTGGACACCTCTCAGACGTACCTTGATATCAGCAGCTACAGCACAGATGTGGAAGATGATTACTTGGTGTTGCTGACAGCACATGATGGGCAAGAGAAATCAGAAAACGTCTCCATTAGATTCACCTACAGCAAAGACTATTTTGATGAgaacaaacataaatataaat GCTCTTTGGACTTTCCAGCTGTGAATACATCTGTCCACAAAGATGTGATCGAAGTGTCCTTTCAGCACCCTTTCAAGCTTTATAAGCAAGAGATTATGAATGATGAATTTACGTACACAATCACACATGATGAG CAAATGGTAGAATACTCATGTTTTGAGGATGAGGATCTGTGCAATGCAGAAGTCCACTTTAACCAAAGCGTTGCTGGACAGTGTGTGGAGCTGAAGCTTGAAGGGGTGATTGCTGGGATTCCTTCATATACCTACAGCAACGTTTGTGTCCCTCAGCCGACGCCTGAGACCG ATTCTGCGATTTCGAGCcatataaaag ACAAAACGGGATTAATCGCAGCTCTGATAGGCGTAGGAACCATTGTGCTCTTCATTACCATGGGCTTTGTGTGGCTGCTCTGCAGGAAGTGGTCCAAAATACCCAAAATTCCTGCATTTTTG CGGAACGTCATACCCGGCCAGTCTCCTACAACCCAACCCGAGCCGACCCCCATTTCTAAAATGACACCTCAGGGACACACACCCCTACTGACAGACTCCTTTAGTTATGATTCCTTCCCCAGTTCCCCAACTGAGAAAGACTGCAAAGAAAACACTATCCTCGATGACACCGTAGTGGATCTCCCTGTGGTCTCTGAAGAGGACATGGAGGGTGAAGACTTTGAAGGCTTTGGCAGTTCGTCTGACTATGACAGACCTAAATTCCTGCAGGAGATGAGTCCAGGGGACTTTACTGAGGGATACGGCCCTCGACCTCCAGTGATCTAG